The following are encoded together in the Candidatus Eisenbacteria bacterium genome:
- a CDS encoding secondary thiamine-phosphate synthase enzyme YjbQ, with the protein MPGGTMTFSVSTRSRTEFVPLADRIRREASSLLAGSGVLHAYVPHTTAGICVNEGYDPDVVEDVGRVLDRLVPWKADYRHAEGNSAAHVKSILVGSSVTVPVRDGKLLLGRWQEIFFCEFDGPRERTLTLSFLPGAGTP; encoded by the coding sequence GTGCCCGGCGGGACGATGACGTTCTCCGTATCGACCCGCTCCCGCACCGAGTTCGTGCCTCTCGCCGATCGAATCCGGCGGGAGGCTTCTTCGTTACTGGCCGGAAGCGGCGTGCTGCACGCGTACGTCCCGCACACGACCGCCGGCATCTGCGTGAACGAGGGATACGATCCGGACGTCGTGGAGGACGTGGGCCGCGTGCTCGACCGGCTGGTTCCATGGAAGGCGGACTACCGGCACGCCGAGGGGAACTCCGCGGCGCACGTGAAGTCGATCCTGGTCGGCTCGTCGGTGACGGTGCCGGTGCGGGATGGGAAGCTCCTGCTGGGCCGATGGCAGGAGATCTTCTTCTGCGAGTTCGACGGTCCGCGGGAGCGGACGCTCACCCTGTCGTTCCTGCCGGGGGCCGGGACGCCGTGA
- a CDS encoding replication-associated recombination protein A, with protein MTDGDQPELFPDAEGAGAGSGPARTSSRGRRAARTPLPDRIRPRTLEEFEGSAELLGPGSLLGTAVREGVLPSLIFWGPPGSGKTTLARLIAQASGADFVAFSAVTSGVKEVREVIEQARTRRRATGAATLLFVDEIHRFNKAQQDAFLPHVEDGTIVLVGATTENPSFEVNNALLSRMKVIVLPMLEPSALARILRRALGDAERGLGGSGVGAPDDVLERIASISGGDARVALQTLEISAGLAAARGAGSAKTSGSGSSGIEIAAEDVREAAQRRALPYDRVGEEHFNIISALHKCIRGSDPDAGLYWLARMLEAGEDPLYVARRLIRFASEDVGLADPEALRLAVAVKDAVHFLGMPEGNTALAQLVVYLALAPKSNSVYRAYGAAARDALEKPPYPVPLWIRNAPTPLMKGLGYGKGYEYAHDHEGAIVGQRYLPDELGDARYWEGVARGAEKELKERLERIREEKEKRRGGGKENEKK; from the coding sequence GTGACGGACGGCGATCAGCCCGAGCTCTTTCCGGATGCGGAGGGCGCGGGAGCGGGCTCGGGCCCGGCGCGGACGTCTTCGCGCGGACGCCGCGCCGCTCGCACGCCGCTCCCCGACCGGATCCGGCCCCGCACCCTCGAGGAGTTCGAGGGAAGCGCGGAGCTCCTCGGTCCTGGATCGCTGCTCGGGACCGCCGTCCGCGAGGGCGTCCTTCCTTCTCTCATCTTCTGGGGACCTCCCGGCTCCGGCAAGACGACCCTGGCGCGGTTGATCGCGCAGGCGAGCGGCGCCGATTTCGTCGCCTTCAGCGCGGTCACCTCGGGCGTCAAGGAAGTGCGCGAGGTGATCGAGCAGGCCCGCACCCGCCGCCGCGCCACCGGCGCCGCCACCCTCCTCTTCGTCGACGAGATCCACCGGTTCAACAAGGCGCAGCAGGACGCGTTCCTCCCGCACGTGGAGGACGGGACGATCGTCCTGGTGGGCGCGACGACCGAGAACCCCTCGTTCGAGGTCAACAACGCGCTCCTCTCCCGGATGAAGGTGATCGTGCTTCCGATGCTGGAGCCTTCGGCGCTGGCGCGGATCCTCCGTCGCGCGTTGGGGGATGCGGAGCGGGGCCTGGGCGGCTCCGGGGTCGGAGCGCCCGACGACGTGCTCGAGCGGATCGCCTCGATCTCGGGTGGAGACGCGCGGGTGGCGCTCCAGACGCTGGAGATCTCGGCAGGGCTCGCCGCGGCACGCGGGGCAGGGTCCGCGAAGACTTCCGGGAGCGGCTCGAGCGGCATCGAGATCGCGGCGGAGGACGTCCGTGAGGCCGCGCAACGGAGAGCCTTGCCCTACGACCGTGTGGGGGAGGAGCACTTCAACATCATCTCCGCGCTCCACAAGTGCATCCGAGGCAGCGATCCGGACGCGGGCTTGTACTGGCTCGCGCGGATGCTCGAGGCGGGGGAGGACCCGCTCTACGTGGCGAGGCGCCTGATCCGATTCGCGTCCGAGGACGTGGGGCTGGCCGATCCCGAGGCCCTGCGCCTGGCGGTCGCGGTGAAGGACGCGGTGCACTTCCTGGGCATGCCCGAGGGGAACACCGCGCTCGCGCAGCTGGTCGTGTATCTCGCGTTGGCCCCGAAGAGCAACTCCGTGTACCGGGCGTACGGCGCCGCGGCACGGGACGCGCTGGAGAAGCCCCCCTATCCCGTGCCGCTCTGGATCCGGAACGCCCCGACGCCGCTGATGAAGGGACTCGGTTACGGCAAAGGCTACGAATACGCGCACGATCACGAGGGCGCCATCGTGGGCCAGCGGTATCTGCCGGACGAGCTGGGAGACGCGCGGTACTGGGAAGGTGTCGCGAGAGGGGCGGAGAAGGAGCTGAAGGAGCGACTGGAGCGGATCCGGGAGGAGAAGGAGAAGAGGAGGGGAGGCGGGAAGGAGAACGAGAAGAAGTAA